The genomic interval CATCTTTTCAAGCCTAAGTATACGTGTTTACTGACGTCTTTGTGTAAAATATAGTATTTATCCGGTAgacctttctttttttaaattttttttattttagcacATGTATTCTTTTGAGTTATGACGGTTCACACCGGAGGTAATAAGCCTAACTGATATGCTGCGTTACTGTTGCGATACTGACGTGTAGCCCATGTAAATGGATACGTGTATATTCCCATTGAAATATACTGGTTGAAATGCTATAAACGAATCCTGTTTAAATGCAAATCATCATTCTAACAATTAACTTATTAAATTGTCAACATACGTGTCCGCAAAACTATCAATAAACTATTTAATAACGGGTATGCCGCCGCAAGATGTGGTCGTGCAAGAACTGTGTTCATGACAATCAGTCATCCCATACTACATTTCTTTACAGTCCTTTTTCTGTGAATTATTAATCcttaaattaaagaaaaaaggtTTTACTTGCCTTCTGTTGGAAACTTCAGCGCCCCAGCATTTCAATGCCAACGGCCTCCGTCGGACATGTTTACGTTTTGAGATTTGACCGTTGGTCGTGTTCGCGAACGTCATTGTATCATACTGCCGGGAAACCCACGTGCTGCATTGTTTACATCGGTAGGCGGTAAATAAGAAGTAAGCAATGATTAGTGTAAATAGATTTTATTTACTGGTATTATCTGAAGCAAGTGAAGTGCAGgtaaaatgtttgtaattttttttattttctttttatttgtcagaCAACATGTGTCACGTGATTACAGCAGACACAAGATGGCGTGCTGACGCAAAATTTATCCGACCTTGTTTTCACTTGATTGCGATAAAATTACGATCGTAGCCTCCTTATGTCGTAGTCTCTTTGTCATCCAAGCGTCCTGTAATGTTTCTGGTAAGTCTGAAACGTGAAAAGGCTGTGACATGTAGTGCATTTGTTGGTAAATACTGAAATCAATTCTGCATAGCTGGGCGGCCCACCACGCTTCGTCTGCATGGTTGTGATACTCAGATTTCCTCGTCCCATTTCAGTTAAACATCCGACTATCCCTTTCCGTTTCTCCATGATAAGAAGGGTTAGCAGTAACATCATGTTATTTACGCTTAGATGCGTTCCTCGTGCTGTTAGTTTTACCAGAAATTGGTAACTTCTGACATCTGATATGACGAAAAGCCTGATGACATTATTGAGTGACGGAAACTGAACCTACAGTTATGCGATTGCCTAAATAGGTCAGACtaagttgggtttttttttcagttgagtTTTTATCAGTTTATACCGTGTTTTCTTTGATAAGATGCACTGGAAATCACCGCTTCTGTATCGCCAAGCgcatgattttgatttgataaaattttgagcTTGTACGTAACATCAGCATAACAGAATATAGGCCTGCACGAATTGTGTTCAAGGTTGTGACTGTCACCATCAGCTCGTACTGTGTAACGTGGGGATTTTGGTCAGTTAGCCGCCAAAGACTTGTGGTTTAGTCTGGGCACTCCATCTTCCCTTCCCATGacataatgattgaaatattcttgactattgCATTAAGCCGCTGTCCTCtacatgaaattaaaaaatgtggcaaaaaattaaatgatatgAAGTATAAATggttatacatgtgtgaattTTAAATGCATGGATTTGCTTGATGCATTGTTTGGATTTGTTTCCTCAGTATACAGACCTTCATAAAAGGACATGTCTGAAGAGGTTGCCATTTCTGAGGTGTCGTCAAATGGCGCGTCTATAAGTTCTCCATCTCAACCAGCACAAAGCCATCGTGACTCTGGCATCAGCCATACCTCCTTAGCAGAAGAAGCTCAAAGACGAACTCAAGCTGCGTCCGTCAACTCCACCTCTGATTCTCCTCTCCTTCCCACTATCCCCTCAGTGGCTCCCCCTGTGGACGATATATCCTGGGACTTGGGACACTATGAAACAGGGGTGGTGAGTGGTTTCTTTCTGATCTTGAACCTAAATCCTTATCATCaagtgtattttttatattgCGGTGGATTACAACATTGATGTTTTGAAACAAGAAATTATATCCCTATCATTTTaataaagtttttgttttaacctGTAGTACTGAAAAGGGCCCACCATGTGTGGCATTTAAAGTTTATTCGACACAGATATTGTTCTTGTCTCAATTAAGAATGCATCTTCATTTgatcagggggcctccgtggctcagtcagttagcgcgctagcgcagcgtaatgacccaggagcctctcacaaatgcggtcgctgtgagttcaagtccagctcatgctggcttcctctccggccgtaagtgggaaggtctgccagcaacctgcggatggtcatgggtttcccccaggctgtgcccggtttccacccaccataatgctggccgccgtcgtataagtgaaatattcttgagtacggcgtaaaacaccaatcaaaaaaaaaaaaaaaatcatttgatcAGGGCCctgggggtctccgtggctcagttggttagcgtgttagtgcagtgtaatgaccaaggagtctctcaccaatgcagtcgctatgagttcaagtccagctcatgctggcttcctctccggtcgtatgtgggaaggtcttccagcaacctgcggatggtcgtgggtttcccctgggctctgcctggtttccacccaccataatgctggccgccatcttacaagtgaaatattcttgagtacggcgtaaaacaccaatcaaataaataaataaataaataaattatctgggCCCTAGCACAGTGCAGTGGTGTACTGCAGGCACTCCTGTtacctccaccaataaaactggtTTCTGTCTGGTCAATCTGTATTATAAGggtaaaattcttcagtacagtgttaaacaccagtgaaataaatactaGTTGGTAATGATCTGTCAGTCTGATAATGATGGTGAGTTGATAATGATTAGTTGACTGTTGTGGTACTGCAATTTTGTCAGCGTAGCTTAAGTCATACCCTGAGCCTCAGTGTTGgtgtccaataacagggaaagtgttaacaaaatattacaggTGGGTTCTTAAGAAGTACTCCGTGTaatgagctcaggttttgcacacatgtaaagcCATAACAACAACACCGGGGGAATGTACCATATTAATGACAGTAAATTGTATAAAATTCACGACTTatctgtattgtgtattagaatcaatgttaaggtaaatgttaggtgTGGTATCTCAAAAGTGTTGCAtttattgagctgaagttttatgTACGTCTAAAGCTTAATGACACGAGGAGGATGTTACATCACAGATACTCTGTTTGCATACCAATTATCGTAAATTACCAATTTAATTTTTGTAATTCACGCCTTCAGTACTTCATGTATTAACTAAGCTGGGGTTTTGCACCCATGTGTCTCCAAGAGGCAAGCTATTTGGTACCAAATCTGAGTTTATTTGCATCTTAATACTTATGTCTACATACTCTGCAGGACCAGTATTGTAGTTCCCTAAACAGaattaaaactgttgttttaccTAACAGAAACCAAGACGGGATGTTCGATAGGATAGTTTTGAATTCAAACTCTTTTTTTTGGTAAAGGTATAAAACGTcgtactgtatcatgtgacaagTCAGAAATTATTTTTCATCCCAAgtactatgaaaaaaaaaaaaatacacagcctgagaaaattgaggagctgaataTTTgtgaagttcctaaaggaaagagttGTGCCTGTGGAACACAGTAAGACAGGTGATGGGTTGATCAGTATCAGCAGAGGTTGcctagcatttttcaagtgtcACAGTATACAGCAGAACTGTTGTTACCTTCAGTTGACAGGGTTGAACACGACACCAATTTTGTACCTGTTCTGATTTAGAAAAGAGGATGCTAAAGCAGGATTGGTTTTTACGTTTAATTACAAAAGAatttgaactcgaaactcccatTTAAAACAGATTACTAAAGCAGGAGCGATGAGACCTCAGTATTGAGAGATATCAcctatagataaataaaaaactcCATCTCTTTGTAGGCGAAGAATCTTCTCAACGACATTTCCGAGGAGCAAATGAGCAAACTGGATGAGGTTCTATCGTTAGATGAAGTGCAGGAATTCTTACAGCAGACAGGTAGTAATTCGTTCCCTTCTGAGATGTCCGAGGCCCCGCCTCCTGATACCGCCTCCGGTCTGTCAGCTGAGGACCAGGCGACGCCCCTTTCTGACGGTGACAAGTTGGCTGGTAACAGTATGTTAAGACCACACCTGACGCACCAATGTTGCTtttagctgttgttgttgttgtttgttgccCTTGGCTTACCTGTGACATCAGTTGAATTGTTGTGCTTTGTTTAACTAACTTTACTTCTGACTGAAACTCAAGAATGAAATTCACGTTAATAATCCTTCCAAACAATAGTACTATAGTCCATGTGAATTGGATTTCTTTGGGAAGCATTCGTAGCTTTATTGCTTCCTTTGACTAATAGAAAAAGATTTTTCCAACTTATGACGCTGTAGATGTATTACTTTGTCCTGTAGTGTGTTTAATTAGCTTTCCAGTGTCGTTGGTTTCTGTAGTGTCTTGTTTCTGTATCCCATTACCTCAGTGTATAAACCTATTAGtggaaaagtcttgagtatgacataagcGTACTTTTAATatcatatatatacctatatgtcCGAAATTTGGCTTATCGAAGCTTGCAGCAGATATCAGCCAAGCTTGCAGCAGATATCATGCCACCTCTACCTCGCATCATAACAAACAACCTCTCAGTAAGATGTTGACCATTCTAAAgtttatttcagacaatttcaaaccattgacagaaaatatgcattaaaTAGAAGAGTAATTGAAGTCATGCTGCGAAAAAGTAGTTAAGCACAAAACCCTAATCTTTGTTTATTACTATTCGCGTATCTTACATTTGTGTAGGCATAAGCAGAGTACTGGGTAGCCTGTCTTACGTTTATATATGTGCGTGTACATCTACAGTGGTTGGTcgggtttcatgtctggtgttcacAGGTTTGCCGAGATTTTGAAATGAGAGTTGGGGTCTGTATTGTCGAATAGTTAATGTGCTAACGCAGCACAATGTTGGACTCTCACCAATACCGTCGCTGTggattcaagtccagctcatgctggtttcctctttaGTTGCATGcctgaaggtctgtcagcaacctgcggagggtcatgggtttcccaccataatgttggctgctgttgGCTGTATAAGGGAAACATTATTTgctttttcatgaaaatgaaatgaaatgaaattagaGTGTCTCATTTGGAATCTTTCCAATACGTAGCCTATTCTCAAGACCATCTTGCTGGGTAAGTCTATACTGGTATCCTCATCAGAGTGTTACATTTAGAAAGCATTAcaatttttttgtacatgtgggCTACATTGAGAAATGGTTATGATACTGATAAAACAGTGTTGAAAGTTAACACCAAGATGACAACAAGGGAAACTTTGATGGCAAGTGTTTCTTTTTGTCGGCAGGAAAGACGGAACTCTTCTCCTCAACTGGCGAGCCATTAAAACTTGAGGACTTGGATTTAGATGACGAAACTGCCCATGAAATCATAAAGGTAGTAAAGCATGGAAGATTTGTAAGACATTTATCCTCAATTACACAAGTGGCAGGGTAATCAATCTATTTTATACAGGGTCCCTACAAACCAGAATGCTGGAAGGTACTTGAATTTTGtcaaacagttttgaagacCTTGAGAGTAAATGCGATAGAGTTTAATTTTAAGATAAGTCCACCAATTCATTTTTTGATATTAAATATAGTGCATGGTGTATGAAATGGACTGATAAAAACAGTCTTTATTAATCTCCAGTTGTAGGTTTGCACCTAAACTGCACGTTCCTGGAAAGTCTTGGAAAACATAGGATATTAGGTCCTAGACAACATCAGATATTAGGCCCAGGAAAGTCCTGGACAACATAGGATATTAGGTCCTGGAAAGTCCTGGACAACATAGAATATTAGGTCCTGGAAGGTCCTGGACAACATAGGATATTAGGTCCTGAAAAGTCCTGGACAACATAGGATATTAGGTCCTGAAAAGTCCTGGACAACATAGAATATTAGGTCCTGAAAAGTCCTGGACAACATAGGATATTAGGTCCTGAAAAGTCCTGGACAACATAGAATATTAGGTCCTGAAAAGTCCTGGACAACATAGGATATTAGGTCCTGAAAAGTCCTGGACAACATAGAATATTAGGTCCTGAAAAGTCCTGGACAACATAGGATATTAGGTCCAGGAAAGTCCTGGACAACATAGGATATTAGGCCCAGGAAAGTCCTGGACAACATAGAATATTAGGTCCAGGAAAGTCCTGGACAACATAGGATATTAGGCCCAGGAAAGTCCTGGACAACATAGGATATTAGGTCCTGGAAAGTCCTGGACAACATAGGATATTAGGTCCTGAAAAGTCCTGGACAACATAGGGTATTAGGTCCTGAAAAGTCCTGGACAACATAGGATATTAGGTCCTGAAAAGTCCTGGACAACATAGGATATTAGGTCCTGAAAAGTCCTGGACAACATAGGATATTAGGTCCTGAAAAGTCCTGGACAACATAGGATATTAGGTCCTGAAAAGTCCTGGACTCATAGGATATTAGGTCCTGAAAAGTCCTGGACAACATAGGATATTAGGTCCTGAAAAGTCCTGGACAACATAGGATATTAGGTCCTGAAAAGTCCTGGACAACATAGAGTAATAGGTCCTGAAAAGTCCTGGACAACATAGGATATTAGGTCCTGGAAAGTCCTGGACAACATAGGATATTAGGTCCTGGAAAGTCCTGGACAACATAGGATATTAGGTCCTGGAAAGTCCTGGACAACATAGGATATTAGGTCCTGAAAAGTCCTGGACAACATAGGATATTAGGTCCTGAAAAGTCCTGGACAACATAGCATATTAGGTCCTGAAAAGTCCTGGACAACATAGAATATTAGGTCCTGAAAAGTCCTGGACAACATAGGATATTAGGTCCTGAAAAGTCCTGGACAACATAGGATATTAGGTCCTGGAAAGTCCTGGACAACATCGGATATTAAGTCCTGGACAACATAGGATATTAGGTCCTGAAAAGTCCTGGACAACATAGAATATTAGGTCCTGAAAAGTCCTGGACAACATAGGATATTAAGTCCTGGAAGGTCTTGGACAACATAGGATTTCTGTTCAGACATCTATCATGGAcaaagttgattgtaactgtcAGGGTACTTAATAGACTTGGTCTACAttactggctttgtggaatttgaCGCAGTTGTTTTATAGGGTAGAAAATCTGGCTTGACATGTCTGGTGTGGGTATGTCCATAAACATGAGACCTTTATTAAGTATAATCTGACTGACCCTCCAAAAAagggctttttttttattacgattttgactggattttttttccttcagtattatttcttaaaaattCATATCTTTGTCATAAAAATTCATATCCATAAGATGAGTCACAATTTTGGCACAGTAAACTTTCTAGTTACGACgaagtttgacttaagtctaagattgcctCATGATTCTAGGGGTCAGTCCTCTTCAGTTAATAGGGATGGCAtctctgatgttgttgttgtctttcgTTTTCAGAAAGGTATTCGTGAGCAGGACGTTGCTAGCATCGCTGTCTCATTCAGCGATCATGCGTACGCATTAGCCCCAGACAAGGAAAGCAAAACCACTGGagcagttgccatggcaacacCCCCATCAACAGCCTCACCTTCCGCAAAGACGACGACAACACCATTTTCAACCCCTCGCAAGTCGTCACGGATTGCGAAGCGTAAAGGCATTCCTTTGGAGGAGAGTGTGAAATCCGAGGAGGAAACTCGAACTGGAACGGAAGATGACGGAGGAAAGTCTGCTGAGACTGAGGAAGAGACCAGCCGAACAGATGAGAGCGAGGATGGGAGGAAAAGGTTGTCAGAGGATGAACCGACGAAGGGCAAAGGTCGAGGCAAGAAGAAGGTTCAAGCCGTTCCACGACCAACACGGTAAGACAGCAAACATTGTGTGCTTaccataattaaataaatgtcttgtaaacatgcgaaaaagtttgaaaaactgaggtattgttgttgtttttaatgtAGAAACACTGTACAGTGCGGTGTAAACTTCTTGTTTACCTGCTTACCAGAGTTGACTTGATAGAATACCTGGATGTAGAAACAAATCTCTGTCAGAAGCATATTTTTGTATGCTTTTTCCACAGACGCTCAACGCGAATAAGTGAACATGAGCAGCGTGAAATGGCTGAGAAAATTAGGCAGGAAAATCTGCGAAAGGAACGAGAAGAAATGGATGCCATGATGAAGGCGAAAGAGGAGGAAAGGCTTCAAGAAGAGGACAAAAAGGAAAAGGAGAAAAAGGAAAAGGAGAAACAGGAAAAACAGGAACCGGAAAAGGCATCAGAATCTGAAGAAAATGTGGAAGAGGACTCCCAGCAGGAAGTAGAGGAGATGGAAGGGGTTCTTACCTCAGTTCCCCAAAAGCCTGCTGGTAGGGGGCGCGGCAGAGGACGGAAGGCCGGTGCTAAGGCAGAAGTAAAGCCGGGAGCAAAGGCTGTGGCAAAAGGGGTGCAGGTGTGTATTCATGATATGCAGAGGGGCTGAatcacaaggtcagtgggctgtccattagtctctagggtacatgagaaacgcaaggtcagtggggtgtctatagtcactagggtacatgagaaacacaaggtcagtgggctgtccattagtctctagggtacatgagaaacacaaggtggGCGagctgtccattagtctctagggtacgtcagaaacacaaggtcagtggggtgtctatagtgactagggtacatgagaaacacaaggtcggcgggctgtccattagtctctagggtacgtcagaaacacaaggtcagtgggctgtctatagtgactagggtacatgagaaacacaaggtcggcgggctgtccattagtctctatGGTACGtcagaaacacaaggtcagtgggctgtctatagtcactagggtacatgagaaacacaaggtcggcgggctgtccattagtctctagggtacgtcagaaacacaaggtcagtgggctgtctatagtcactagggtacatgagaaacacaaggtcggcgggctgtccattagtctctagggtacgtcagaaacacaaggtcagtgggctgtccattagtctctagggtacgtcagaaacacaaggtcagtgggctgtctatagtcactagggtacatgagaaacacaaggtcagtgggctttctatagtcactagggtacatgagaaacacaaggtcagtgagCTGtgtatagtcactagggtacatgagaaacacaaggtcagtgggccgtccattagtctctaggttacatgagaaacacaaggtcggtgggctgtctatagtcactagggtacgtcagaaacacaaggtcagtgagctgtccattagtcactagggtacatgagaaacacaaggtcagtggggtgtctgtagtcactagggtacatgagaaacacaaggtcagtggggtgtctatagtcactagggtacatgagaaactcaaggtcagtgggctgtctatagtcactagggtacatgacaAACTCAAGGTCGgcgggctgtccattagtctctagggtacgTCAGAAACACAAGCTcagtgggctgtccattagtctctagggtacatgagaaactcaaggtcggcgggctgtccattagtctctagggtacgtcagaaacacaaggtcagtgggctgtccattagtcactaaggtacatgagaaactcaaggtcggcgggctgtccattagtctctaggttacatgagaaacacaaggtcggtGGGGTGTCTGTAGTCACTAGGGTATATGAGAAACACAATGtcgatgggctgtccattagtcactagggtacatgagaaacacaaggtcgatGGGCTGTGTATAGTCACTaggatacatgaaaaacacaaggtcagtgggatgtctgtagtcactagggtacatgagaaacactaggtcgatgggctgtctatagtcactagggtacatgagaaactcaaggtcagtgggctgtctatagtctctagggtacatgagaaactcaaggtcagtgggctgtccattagtctctagggtacatgagaaacacaaggtcggtgggctgtccattagtctctagggtacatgagaaacacaaggttggtgggctgtccattagtctctagggtacatgagaaacacaaggtcggtGGGGTGTCtgtagtcactagggtacatgagaaacacaaggtcgatgggctgtccattagtctctagggtacataAGAAAcgcaaggtcagtgggctgtccattagtcactagggtacatgagaaacacaaggtcgatgggctgtccattagtcactagggtacatgagaaacacaaggtcggtGGCTTGTCtgtagtcactagggtacatgagaaacacaaggtcggtGGGGTGTCtgtagtcactagggtacataagaaacacaaggtcgatgggctgtccattagtcactagggtacatcaGAAACACAAGGTCGGTGGGGTGTCtgtagtcactagggtacatgagaaacacaaggtcagtggggtgtccattagtctctagggtacatgagaaacacaaggtcagtgggctgtccattagtcactagggtacatgagaaacacaaggtcggtGGGGTGTCtgtagtcactagggtacatgagaaacacaaggtcgatgggctgtccattagtctctagggtacatgagaaacaccaGGTcggtgggctgtctatagtcactagggtacatgagaaacacaaggtcagtggggtgtccattagtctctagggtacatgagaaacacaaggtcagtgggctgtccattagtctctagggtacatgagaaactcaaggtcagtgggctgtctatagtcactagggtacatgagaaacacaaggttgatgggctgtccattagtcactagggtacatgagaaacacaaggtcgatgggctgtccattagtctctagggtacatgagaaacacaaggtcagtgggctgtctatagtcactagggtacatgagaaacacaaggtcggtgggctgtccattagtctcaagggtacatgagaaactcaaggtcgatgggctgtccattagtctctagggtacatgagaaacacaaggtcagtgggctgtcctTTAGTCTctgggtacatgagaaactcaaggtcagtggacTGTCTaaagtcactagggtacatgagaaacacaaggtcggtgggctgtccattagtctctagggtacatgagaaactcaaggtcggtgggctgtctatagtcactagggtacatgagaaacacaaggtcagtggggtgtccgtagtcactagggtacatgagaaacacaaggtcagtgggctgtccattagtcaccagggtacatgagaaactcaaggtcagtggggtgtccatagtcactagggtacatgagaaactgaaggtcagtgggctgtctatagtcactagggtacatgagaaactcaaggtcagtgggctgtctatagtcactagggtacatgagaaactcaaggtcagtgggctgtctatagtcactagggtacatgagaaacacaaggtcggtgggctgtctatagtcactagggtacatgagaaacacaaggtcggtgggctgtctatagtcactagggtacatgagaaactcaaggtcagtgggctgtctatagtcactagggtacatgagaaacacaaggtcgatgggctgtccattagtcactagggtacatgagaaactcaaggtcagtgggctgtctatagtcttTAGGGTatatgagaaacacaaggtcagtggggtgtctgtagtcactagggtacatgagaaacacaaggtcagtgggctgtccattagtcaccagggtacatgagaaactcaaggtcagtggggtgtccatagtcactagggtacatgagaaactcaaggtcagtgggctgtctatagtctctagggtacatgagaaactcaaggtcagtgggctgtctatagtcactagggtacatgagaaactcaaggtcagtgggctgtccattagtcactagggtacatgagaaacacaaggtcggtGGGGTGTCtgtagtcactagggtacatgagaaacacaaggtcgatgggctgtccattagtctctagggtacatgagaaacaccaGGTcggtgggctgtctatagtcactagggtacatgagaaacacaaggtcagtggggtgtccattagtctctagggtacatgagaaacacaaggtcagtgggctgtccattagtctctagggtacatgagaaactcaaggtcagtgggctgtctatagtcactagggtacatgagaaacacaaggttgatgggctgtccattagtcactagggtacatgagaaacacaaggtcgatgggctgtccattagtctctagggtacatgagaaacacaaggtcagtgggctgtctatagtcactagggtacatgagaaacacaaggtcagtgggctgtccattagtctcaagggtacatgagaaactcaaggtcgatgggctgtccattagtctctagggtacatgagaaacacaaggtcagtggacTGTCCTTTAGTCTctgggtacatgagaaactcaaggtcagtggacTGTCTaaagtcactagggtacatgagaaacacaaggtcggtgggctgtccattagtctctagggtacatgagaaactcaaggtcggtgggctgtctatagtcactagggtacatgagaaacacaaggtcagtggggtgtctgtagtcactagggtacatgagaaacacaaggtcagtgggctgtccattagtcaccagggtacatgagaaactcaaggtcagtggggtgtccatagtcactagggtacatgagaaactcaaggtcagtgggctgtccattagttacttgggtacatgagaaacagaaggtcgatgggctgtccattagtctctagggtacatgagaaactcaaggtcagtggggtgtctatagtcactagggtacatgagaaa from Liolophura sinensis isolate JHLJ2023 chromosome 3, CUHK_Ljap_v2, whole genome shotgun sequence carries:
- the LOC135464035 gene encoding myb-like protein X, with protein sequence MSEEVAISEVSSNGASISSPSQPAQSHRDSGISHTSLAEEAQRRTQAASVNSTSDSPLLPTIPSVAPPVDDISWDLGHYETGVAKNLLNDISEEQMSKLDEVLSLDEVQEFLQQTGSNSFPSEMSEAPPPDTASGLSAEDQATPLSDGDKLAGKTELFSSTGEPLKLEDLDLDDETAHEIIKKGIREQDVASIAVSFSDHAYALAPDKESKTTGAVAMATPPSTASPSAKTTTTPFSTPRKSSRIAKRKGIPLEESVKSEEETRTGTEDDGGKSAETEEETSRTDESEDGRKRLSEDEPTKGKGRGKKKVQAVPRPTRRSTRISEHEQREMAEKIRQENLRKEREEMDAMMKAKEEERLQEEDKKEKEKKEKEKQEKQEPEKASESEENVEEDSQQEVEEMEGVLTSVPQKPAGRGRGRGRKAGAKAEVKPGAKAVAKGVQKPRGRGRGRGKKAGTEESEAASQTQSSSTEDEVPLRTLTKKGRKVPKKGAKAVPSETPAPDTTDAKKKEADGPVGSDAEDSVPLGKLKTGTTKVSKKHLMDWLMCSRIHETQLREREREQIFLSEAGEGRNPGSNPDPGHKFRSEVPRGQIRYKTAEKKGSEDQKVKAVGIRQRRPTGRKSESEIQALSLASDLFKPDAVIVHQQTDEGRQPTGEAGCQADEESDGGLSYEDDENDSDWDPGENADKLWCICKKPHGNSEDNKKSNRKQ